CATACGTGAATAACTCACTGTTCAGATGGAACAACATTCCCATAGAATAAATTCTATCTAAACACGTACGTGAAGCATTCGTATGcaaagttttaaaaattgaGATGATtagaaatcaaagagaaaaggtCAAAACTCTTGAAAATGGAatactaaagaaagaagaaacatttCCACATATATTACATTTTTCAAAggtttttaatttaaaaaatcttACAAATTGAATTCAAGGGATGCATGCTTGGTTGCATGAATCTCATCAAAGCTTTGTCAAATTGGGAGAGAGGAGTTTTGGGTATATTTTCAAACGCTCacatttttctgttttgttcatGACCGTGCATTATGTACAAATTATGTACAAAAATTGTGATGAAATTAAATCTTTGATTTATCTATGTTTAttttattaacaaaaaaaaagaacgatGTTCTCTGTGTCACAACGTAAgctgcgcccaagcacatgggggtgggtgcattgaccaccctgcccccaaatttttatcctctcaatttgcctgcccatacttgacgtcaagtacatctaatagagggaggtggaacCCACGTGGACCCCATCTCGGGTAGTGTGTTCAGgtagggggtaggatagtcatttccaccccctctattagatgtacttaaCGTCAAGTACGGacaggcaaattgagaggataaagtgATTaacaggcccatgtgcctggataCAGCCTGCGCtatggcatagagaacattctcccaaaataaaaagaaaatttaaaatcaaatcaaaacataTTCTTTCCCTACATTAAAATGAGGTTTATAGCGAGAGAGGTCTCAACAGAGGCCGACGGCTGCCGAGCTGCATTTCATAGCGGCGGTGGTACACCGTACACTCCATGATCATGATCGCCATTGGCAATAAGAAGAGGTGATTGGATTGATGGAAAGATTTCCTCATCAAAGCATTTAATTTTGTTAAATAAAAGAGATTCCATTTTCATAACGTACGTTACTAGTATTCTCATTATAATGattaaaattatcattttccttttttaaaaaaaaaatttgactttTGAGTTTGCAGTAGCAGAGAGAATCTAGACTTACATAACTCTCTGAGTCATAGATTTTAAAGATATTGATtttgagtgagttaagcaaataacattgttttgaggaggaaatCTGTTTTTTGGAATATCTGAAAATAAGTTGCACACaggcaagaagaagataacTATTTTTAACTAATTCTCATCTGAATATTGATTCCTCATCATCAACTCAACACACCTACCAGACACAAATACATGCATGCCCATGCACGTGTTGGATTATCCATAtatctttttcatgaaggtcgTGCTTGGCTCGCTGGTCAAGTGCTTGAAAACAAGTCCCtttgaaaacaggggtaagactACCTACATTTGACCTTCTCTCaaaccctgctaaacgcgggagccttgtgcagaTTTTATCAGTTTgataagaaaataagaagaagacgATTCAAGGCTTGTTTTTTGTCATGTAAATGTTGAAGAACAGATATCAGACAAACCCAGGAGAGAAAAGGTTTGAATATCTCATGGATCTATCTATCTATTCTACCATCTTATCAGACGATCTCTTCTGTCGCCTACAAATATTTCCTCCACCAACATTTTTACACAACAATAACTACAACAGCCCAGAGAGAATTATCATTAACTgcaaaatcaaaaagaaagaaaaaacagaaagagagagagagagagagagagagaaacactcagattctctctttctctctcttgtgcaTTCGTCTTTGGTCACTCACCGTTCATCACCTTCTTTCTCTGAGAGTAGCATAGTAGAGAAGTGCATGCGCGAAACAATCGAGAAGCGTGCGTTCTTACGTGGAGCATCAGCATCAACCATTCCTCCAATACTAATCCTCCACGTGCTTCCACAACGTCACTCTTTTCTTTACCTTTGTATCCATCGCGCAAGTTGGGTCGGGTTCACAATACCcggtatgtgggtcccatccACCTTCATCATCTTCGCCACCGCAGCATAGCTCTGATGCGCCGCCGCCCCCGTCGCTGCTGCTGCCGTcgcctccctccctcccttctcttctacagctttattttttgtaaCCTTCTTCGTCGTCTCAGCTTTATCCGCGGTGGCCGCCGCCGGGTCCCACTTCTGGCCGAAGAGAGTTCCCTGGGTCAGAAACTCGTGGGCCATGTAGCCAGCTAAGAGCCGGTTAGACAATGAAGGAACCGGAGTCGGAGCCGGAgtcggattcggattcggatctGGATCCTGAATCTGGTTAATCTTGGAGGTGGTTGGAGTTGACGATTTGTCTGTTTGAAGAAGACCTTCTCTATCCTTCCGTTTCCGTGACGCCCCGGGCGTCAAAACCCGACGGGGCTGGTCCGTCATTGGAATCGAGCGCTCTGTCGAAATCATGACACCTCAGCAAAGCGTCAATCTACTCTAATTTTAACCCAACAGAGGAAACTGCCCAAAATGTGGTCCCTCCTCTCGGTTACTGTAAAAAGTGAATGTCATTAAGGACCCCTCCTAGAGGTTAAAActgtaaaaagaaaaataaagctttaatggaaaaaagatatccttaaaaaatacaaaggggAAGATGGATGGAAGAGACAAGACTCAAAAGACGACGACGATTTAACACAGAGAGGATGAGAATAAAGGGTTGGAGACTTGGAGCAGGTAAGCGATGAGATCGGATCCAGATGACGGAAGTGGTCGGGAATCTGATGATTTCGCCGGCCGACTGTCGGCGATACCAGAAAGGTCGCCGCCggtagtagaagaagaagaagagttggtGAGATTTGGGTTTAAGATTACTACttgagaagaagggaggggTTGGAGAGAAGAGGGtggaggaagggaaagaagagaagcgagagagagagagagattgaaattttggcgagagagaagagaacagaaTGGAGAGGAGGGATCGGCTTATTTATAGGGTTGAGCATTAATTGAGTAACCCTGATGTTCTGTCGAAATATCTAGAATGCCACTTTAATGACAAAAAAGCCCTCAGATATATTTTTTTGCTATTGTGGTCCCCAATATCTCTGAACGCTCAACCGCACATGCGATTGAAAACACTACACCGCGTTCCAAAGAGCATCATCATCTAcctttcatgttttttttcGAAAATCACAAGGAAAGCAAAGATCCAACGGATGAGCTATCAGTTTGAGTGGTTGGACAGTCTGCTCCAATGATATCCGATGTCTCTGTGAGCC
The nucleotide sequence above comes from Telopea speciosissima isolate NSW1024214 ecotype Mountain lineage chromosome 3, Tspe_v1, whole genome shotgun sequence. Encoded proteins:
- the LOC122656313 gene encoding uncharacterized protein LOC122656313; protein product: MISTERSIPMTDQPRRVLTPGASRKRKDREGLLQTDKSSTPTTSKINQIQDPDPNPNPTPAPTPVPSLSNRLLAGYMAHEFLTQGTLFGQKWDPAAATADKAETTKKVTKNKAVEEKGGREATAAAATGAAAHQSYAAVAKMMKVDGTHIPGIVNPTQLARWIQR